A genomic window from Flavobacterium sp. I3-2 includes:
- a CDS encoding penicillin-binding transpeptidase domain-containing protein, giving the protein MKKIILLLFILINFSGFSQSFLDFCFKSKDVDGSILIYDENKDTWLFNIENDVKRNSPIGSLFNIPSTLIALDLGVISNDPGEIMYWDGVKRYYFGTPKYNWSCNTNLDEALLYKNDWYFQNVSDLVRHKNYDFFLKDLDVTNLKFNHKEKYYWHFGNLLSNPEQQINFFRKLYKQEFLFDKKHQKYLFDSMLTINNPNYTIHGYETFNVYKGERIDWWVGVLKTKENTYYFSIRIFEDVNKTKSGDFNNKKFEIAIEIFRLLGYI; this is encoded by the coding sequence ATGAAAAAAATTATTTTATTACTATTTATCTTAATTAATTTTTCTGGGTTTTCTCAATCTTTTTTGGACTTTTGTTTTAAATCTAAAGATGTTGATGGGTCAATTTTAATTTATGATGAAAATAAAGATACCTGGTTGTTTAATATTGAAAATGATGTTAAACGAAATTCACCAATTGGTTCGTTATTTAATATTCCAAGTACGTTAATAGCTTTAGATTTAGGTGTTATTTCGAACGATCCTGGAGAAATTATGTATTGGGATGGAGTAAAACGTTATTATTTTGGAACACCTAAATATAATTGGAGTTGTAATACTAATTTAGATGAAGCTTTACTTTATAAAAATGATTGGTATTTTCAGAATGTATCAGATTTAGTTCGACATAAAAATTATGATTTCTTTTTGAAAGATTTAGATGTTACCAATTTAAAATTTAATCATAAAGAAAAATATTATTGGCATTTTGGAAATTTGTTATCAAACCCTGAACAACAAATTAATTTTTTCAGGAAACTATATAAACAAGAATTTTTATTCGATAAAAAGCATCAAAAATATTTGTTTGATAGCATGTTAACCATTAATAATCCCAATTATACCATTCATGGATATGAAACTTTTAATGTGTATAAAGGAGAACGAATTGATTGGTGGGTTGGAGTTTTGAAAACAAAAGAAAATACCTATTATTTTTCAATTCGAATTTTTGAAGATGTAAATAAAACCAAATCAGGTGATTTTAATAATAAGAAATTTGAAATTGCAATTGAAATTTTTAGGCTATTAGGTTATATATAA